One genomic region from Drosophila subpulchrella strain 33 F10 #4 breed RU33 chromosome 2R, RU_Dsub_v1.1 Primary Assembly, whole genome shotgun sequence encodes:
- the LOC119549227 gene encoding protein EFR3 homolog cmp44E isoform X2: MALIRCCFEPPELPEFFDSFVQKCTDPSCCCGCCSALRPRYKRLVDNIFPVNPEDGLVKSNMEKLTFYSLSSPDKLDRIGEYLYQKATKDINRKRYKLAEIAMEAMDLLLQACHAQTTLNLFVESFLRMVQKLLEDSNPNLKIMATNSFVKFANINEDTPSYHRRYDFFISKFSSMCHSDAASMRDSLRLAGIKGLQGVIRKTVSDDLVENIWAAEHMEKIVPSLLFNMQSGDLTPVEDATNVTPPALAEEVLRELVGRASFGHIRSVLKPLLTHLDRHELWVPNTFAIHTFRIVMISIQPQYSYTVVETLMQHLDNNFKSSPKTRTSLAVVLSKIIAIAAGESVGPSALDIINNLLTHLRTSVSTTSEITPEESQYQEALINALGEFANHHPDYQKIEIMLFIMNTVPDLSKKSKGDQMLQNILLKSLLKVGTQYSTVSFEKAFPASFLQPLLKMARAPHNPTRMVVMQILQALLDRHQNEQVLSNVSVKPYPALSQEPPSRSDIIFTHKYGANIMQALIDSMALSDRVDALTSSYNTAALLIVEMSCNETVQEFLLFILGIQQVANTVDTLGNVHKCSLHAISIGLLVLISRVSGINNLLEYAQKIVDARREEATHFLPPLLEPKKMSGKTLNLSLPHLAIDKLALGECLQNAGMDAQRINSGAPYALNQTDHPGHRHSWVESVSNQLTQRNSSADLTVYNGDVDSVSSSPGVCKKLLAPEFNFDAMKRALAEPTEAAKREQRERQMQIVRTFREGEFDDLMRRTEPKHDLIQNRLNELFNSLAVERQITQSDTKAAQLQASNEKPIYETNFPELFYY; this comes from the exons ATGGCCCTCATTCGCTGCTGCTTTGAGCCGCCGGAACTCCCCGAGTTCTTCGACAGTTTCGTGCAGAAGTGCACGGATCCTAGTT GCTGCTGCGGATGCTGCTCGGCGCTCAGGCCGCGCTACAAGCGCCTGGTGGACAACATATTCCCGGTGAATCCGGAGGACGGGCTGGTCAAGTCCAACATGGAGAAGCTGACCTTCTACTCCCTGAGTTCACCTGACAAGCTCGACCGGATTGGCGAGTACCTCTACCAGAAGGCCACCAAGGACATCAACAGGAAGCGCTACAA GCTGGCCGAAATCGCCATGGAAGCCATGGACCTGCTGCTTCAGGCTTGTCACGCCCAAACCACGCTTAATCTGTTTGTGGAATCCTTCCTGCGCATGGTGCAGAAGCTTCTTGAGGACTCGAACCCCAACCTGAAGATAATGGCCACCAATTCG TTTGTGAAGTTCGCCAACATCAACGAGGACACCCCGTCCTACCATCGACGCTACGACTTCTTCATTTCGAAGTTCTCTTCGATGTGCCACAGCGATGCGGCCAGCATGAGGGACAGTCTGCGTCTGGCGGGAATCAAGGGCTTGCAGGGCGTCATCCGGAAAACAGTGTCCGACGATCTGGTAGAGAACATCTGGGCGGCGGAGCACATGGAGAAGATTGTGCCCTCGCTCCTTTTCAACATGCAG TCCGGGgatctaacgcccgttgaggATGCCACCAATGTGACGCCTCCGGCCTTGGCCGAGGAAGTACTACGGGAGCTGGTGGGCCGCGCCTCCTTCGGGCACATTCGCAGCGTACTGAAGCCGCTGCTGAC CCACCTGGACCGCCATGAGCTGTGGGTGCCCAACACGTTTGCGATTCATACATTCCGCATCGTGATGATTTCCATACAGCCGCAGTACTCGTATACCGTGGTGGAGACCCTGATGCAGCATCTGGACAACAACTTCAAGTCGTCTCCCAAGACACGCACCTCGTTGGCAGTCGTTCTGTCAAAGATTATCGCCATAGCAGCGGGCGAGAGTGTCGGGCCCTCCGCTCTGGACATTATCAACAACCTGCTGACCCACCTGCGGACAAGTGTGAGCACTACCAGCGAGATCACACCCGAGGAGTCGCAGTATCAGGAGGCGCTAATTAACGCTCTGGGCGAGTTCGCAAACCATCATCCCGACTACCAAAAGATCGAGATCATGCTCTTCATCATGAACACGGTGCCGGACTTATCCAAGAAGAGCAAGGGCGACCAGATGCTGCAGAACATCCTGCTCAAGTCGCTTCTCAAGGTGGGAACCCAGTACAGCACCGTCTCCTTCGAGAAGGCCTTCCCCGCCTCCTTCCTGCAGCCGCTGCTTAAGATGGCCCGGGCGCCACATAATCCCACTCGCATGGTTGTGATGCAGATTTTACAGGCTCTGCTCGATCGGCACCAGAATGAGCAGGTCCTCAGCAACGTCAGTGTGAAGCCATACCCGGCGCTCTCCCAGGAGCCGCCATCGCGTTCTGACATTATTTTCACGCACAAGTACGGCGCCAACATCATGCAGGCGCTGATCGATTCAATGGCGCTATCGGATCGGGTTGACGCATTGACCTCCAGTTATAATACCGCCGCCCTGCTCATCGTCGAGATGTCTTGCAACGAGACCGTGCAGGAATTTCTTCTGTTTATTCTGGG AATCCAGCAGGTGGCCAACACTGTGGACACCCTGGGAAACGTGCACAAGTGCAGCTTGCACGCCATCTCCATCGGTCTGCTGGTGCTTATCTCGCGGGTAAGTGGCATCAACAACCTACTGGAGTATGCTCAAAAGATTGTGGACGCACGGCGCGAGGAGGCCACCCACTTCCTACCACCACTGCTTGAGCCCAAGAAGATGTCCGGGAAGACCTTGAATCTTTCGCTGCCCCATCTCGCCATAGACAAGTTGGCGCTGGGAGAGTGCCTGCAGAACGCGGGCATGGATGCCCAGAGGATCAACTCTGGAGCTCCGTACGCGCTTAACCAGACGGATCACCCGGGCCACCGCCACTCTTGGGTAGAGTCCGTGAGCAACCAGCTGACTCAGCGCAACAGCTCTGCGGATCTGACCGTCTACAACGGCGATGTGGACAGCGTTAGCAGCTCGCCGGGCGTTTGCAAGAAGCTCCTGGCACCGGAGTTCAACTTCGATGCCATGAAGAGGGCTCTGGCTGAGCCAACTGAGGCTGCCAAACGGGAGCAGCGCGAGCGCCAGATGCAGATCGTTCGCACGTTCCGAGAGGGCGAGTTTGATGATCTGATGAGACGCACAGAACCCAAG CACGATCTCATCCAGAACCGCCTGAACGAGCTTTTCAACTCGCTGGCCGTGGAACGTCAGATCACGCAGAGCGACACCAAGGCCGCTCAGTTGCAAGCTAGCAACGAGAAGCCCATCTACGAGACGAACTTCCCGGAACTCTTTTACTACTAA
- the LOC119549227 gene encoding protein EFR3 homolog cmp44E isoform X1 → MALIRCCFEPPELPEFFDSFVQKCTDPSCCCGCCSALRPRYKRLVDNIFPVNPEDGLVKSNMEKLTFYSLSSPDKLDRIGEYLYQKATKDINRKRYKLAEIAMEAMDLLLQACHAQTTLNLFVESFLRMVQKLLEDSNPNLKIMATNSFVKFANINEDTPSYHRRYDFFISKFSSMCHSDAASMRDSLRLAGIKGLQGVIRKTVSDDLVENIWAAEHMEKIVPSLLFNMQFCVNVMFVKKNLLASGDLTPVEDATNVTPPALAEEVLRELVGRASFGHIRSVLKPLLTHLDRHELWVPNTFAIHTFRIVMISIQPQYSYTVVETLMQHLDNNFKSSPKTRTSLAVVLSKIIAIAAGESVGPSALDIINNLLTHLRTSVSTTSEITPEESQYQEALINALGEFANHHPDYQKIEIMLFIMNTVPDLSKKSKGDQMLQNILLKSLLKVGTQYSTVSFEKAFPASFLQPLLKMARAPHNPTRMVVMQILQALLDRHQNEQVLSNVSVKPYPALSQEPPSRSDIIFTHKYGANIMQALIDSMALSDRVDALTSSYNTAALLIVEMSCNETVQEFLLFILGIQQVANTVDTLGNVHKCSLHAISIGLLVLISRVSGINNLLEYAQKIVDARREEATHFLPPLLEPKKMSGKTLNLSLPHLAIDKLALGECLQNAGMDAQRINSGAPYALNQTDHPGHRHSWVESVSNQLTQRNSSADLTVYNGDVDSVSSSPGVCKKLLAPEFNFDAMKRALAEPTEAAKREQRERQMQIVRTFREGEFDDLMRRTEPKHDLIQNRLNELFNSLAVERQITQSDTKAAQLQASNEKPIYETNFPELFYY, encoded by the exons ATGGCCCTCATTCGCTGCTGCTTTGAGCCGCCGGAACTCCCCGAGTTCTTCGACAGTTTCGTGCAGAAGTGCACGGATCCTAGTT GCTGCTGCGGATGCTGCTCGGCGCTCAGGCCGCGCTACAAGCGCCTGGTGGACAACATATTCCCGGTGAATCCGGAGGACGGGCTGGTCAAGTCCAACATGGAGAAGCTGACCTTCTACTCCCTGAGTTCACCTGACAAGCTCGACCGGATTGGCGAGTACCTCTACCAGAAGGCCACCAAGGACATCAACAGGAAGCGCTACAA GCTGGCCGAAATCGCCATGGAAGCCATGGACCTGCTGCTTCAGGCTTGTCACGCCCAAACCACGCTTAATCTGTTTGTGGAATCCTTCCTGCGCATGGTGCAGAAGCTTCTTGAGGACTCGAACCCCAACCTGAAGATAATGGCCACCAATTCG TTTGTGAAGTTCGCCAACATCAACGAGGACACCCCGTCCTACCATCGACGCTACGACTTCTTCATTTCGAAGTTCTCTTCGATGTGCCACAGCGATGCGGCCAGCATGAGGGACAGTCTGCGTCTGGCGGGAATCAAGGGCTTGCAGGGCGTCATCCGGAAAACAGTGTCCGACGATCTGGTAGAGAACATCTGGGCGGCGGAGCACATGGAGAAGATTGTGCCCTCGCTCCTTTTCAACATGCAG TTTTGTGTAAACGTTATGTTCGTGAAGAAAAATTTACTGGCG TCCGGGgatctaacgcccgttgaggATGCCACCAATGTGACGCCTCCGGCCTTGGCCGAGGAAGTACTACGGGAGCTGGTGGGCCGCGCCTCCTTCGGGCACATTCGCAGCGTACTGAAGCCGCTGCTGAC CCACCTGGACCGCCATGAGCTGTGGGTGCCCAACACGTTTGCGATTCATACATTCCGCATCGTGATGATTTCCATACAGCCGCAGTACTCGTATACCGTGGTGGAGACCCTGATGCAGCATCTGGACAACAACTTCAAGTCGTCTCCCAAGACACGCACCTCGTTGGCAGTCGTTCTGTCAAAGATTATCGCCATAGCAGCGGGCGAGAGTGTCGGGCCCTCCGCTCTGGACATTATCAACAACCTGCTGACCCACCTGCGGACAAGTGTGAGCACTACCAGCGAGATCACACCCGAGGAGTCGCAGTATCAGGAGGCGCTAATTAACGCTCTGGGCGAGTTCGCAAACCATCATCCCGACTACCAAAAGATCGAGATCATGCTCTTCATCATGAACACGGTGCCGGACTTATCCAAGAAGAGCAAGGGCGACCAGATGCTGCAGAACATCCTGCTCAAGTCGCTTCTCAAGGTGGGAACCCAGTACAGCACCGTCTCCTTCGAGAAGGCCTTCCCCGCCTCCTTCCTGCAGCCGCTGCTTAAGATGGCCCGGGCGCCACATAATCCCACTCGCATGGTTGTGATGCAGATTTTACAGGCTCTGCTCGATCGGCACCAGAATGAGCAGGTCCTCAGCAACGTCAGTGTGAAGCCATACCCGGCGCTCTCCCAGGAGCCGCCATCGCGTTCTGACATTATTTTCACGCACAAGTACGGCGCCAACATCATGCAGGCGCTGATCGATTCAATGGCGCTATCGGATCGGGTTGACGCATTGACCTCCAGTTATAATACCGCCGCCCTGCTCATCGTCGAGATGTCTTGCAACGAGACCGTGCAGGAATTTCTTCTGTTTATTCTGGG AATCCAGCAGGTGGCCAACACTGTGGACACCCTGGGAAACGTGCACAAGTGCAGCTTGCACGCCATCTCCATCGGTCTGCTGGTGCTTATCTCGCGGGTAAGTGGCATCAACAACCTACTGGAGTATGCTCAAAAGATTGTGGACGCACGGCGCGAGGAGGCCACCCACTTCCTACCACCACTGCTTGAGCCCAAGAAGATGTCCGGGAAGACCTTGAATCTTTCGCTGCCCCATCTCGCCATAGACAAGTTGGCGCTGGGAGAGTGCCTGCAGAACGCGGGCATGGATGCCCAGAGGATCAACTCTGGAGCTCCGTACGCGCTTAACCAGACGGATCACCCGGGCCACCGCCACTCTTGGGTAGAGTCCGTGAGCAACCAGCTGACTCAGCGCAACAGCTCTGCGGATCTGACCGTCTACAACGGCGATGTGGACAGCGTTAGCAGCTCGCCGGGCGTTTGCAAGAAGCTCCTGGCACCGGAGTTCAACTTCGATGCCATGAAGAGGGCTCTGGCTGAGCCAACTGAGGCTGCCAAACGGGAGCAGCGCGAGCGCCAGATGCAGATCGTTCGCACGTTCCGAGAGGGCGAGTTTGATGATCTGATGAGACGCACAGAACCCAAG CACGATCTCATCCAGAACCGCCTGAACGAGCTTTTCAACTCGCTGGCCGTGGAACGTCAGATCACGCAGAGCGACACCAAGGCCGCTCAGTTGCAAGCTAGCAACGAGAAGCCCATCTACGAGACGAACTTCCCGGAACTCTTTTACTACTAA
- the LOC119549227 gene encoding protein EFR3 homolog cmp44E isoform X3 encodes MPGCCGCCSALRPRYKRLVDNIFPVNPEDGLVKSNMEKLTFYSLSSPDKLDRIGEYLYQKATKDINRKRYKLAEIAMEAMDLLLQACHAQTTLNLFVESFLRMVQKLLEDSNPNLKIMATNSFVKFANINEDTPSYHRRYDFFISKFSSMCHSDAASMRDSLRLAGIKGLQGVIRKTVSDDLVENIWAAEHMEKIVPSLLFNMQFCVNVMFVKKNLLASGDLTPVEDATNVTPPALAEEVLRELVGRASFGHIRSVLKPLLTHLDRHELWVPNTFAIHTFRIVMISIQPQYSYTVVETLMQHLDNNFKSSPKTRTSLAVVLSKIIAIAAGESVGPSALDIINNLLTHLRTSVSTTSEITPEESQYQEALINALGEFANHHPDYQKIEIMLFIMNTVPDLSKKSKGDQMLQNILLKSLLKVGTQYSTVSFEKAFPASFLQPLLKMARAPHNPTRMVVMQILQALLDRHQNEQVLSNVSVKPYPALSQEPPSRSDIIFTHKYGANIMQALIDSMALSDRVDALTSSYNTAALLIVEMSCNETVQEFLLFILGIQQVANTVDTLGNVHKCSLHAISIGLLVLISRVSGINNLLEYAQKIVDARREEATHFLPPLLEPKKMSGKTLNLSLPHLAIDKLALGECLQNAGMDAQRINSGAPYALNQTDHPGHRHSWVESVSNQLTQRNSSADLTVYNGDVDSVSSSPGVCKKLLAPEFNFDAMKRALAEPTEAAKREQRERQMQIVRTFREGEFDDLMRRTEPKHDLIQNRLNELFNSLAVERQITQSDTKAAQLQASNEKPIYETNFPELFYY; translated from the exons ATGCCTG GCTGCTGCGGATGCTGCTCGGCGCTCAGGCCGCGCTACAAGCGCCTGGTGGACAACATATTCCCGGTGAATCCGGAGGACGGGCTGGTCAAGTCCAACATGGAGAAGCTGACCTTCTACTCCCTGAGTTCACCTGACAAGCTCGACCGGATTGGCGAGTACCTCTACCAGAAGGCCACCAAGGACATCAACAGGAAGCGCTACAA GCTGGCCGAAATCGCCATGGAAGCCATGGACCTGCTGCTTCAGGCTTGTCACGCCCAAACCACGCTTAATCTGTTTGTGGAATCCTTCCTGCGCATGGTGCAGAAGCTTCTTGAGGACTCGAACCCCAACCTGAAGATAATGGCCACCAATTCG TTTGTGAAGTTCGCCAACATCAACGAGGACACCCCGTCCTACCATCGACGCTACGACTTCTTCATTTCGAAGTTCTCTTCGATGTGCCACAGCGATGCGGCCAGCATGAGGGACAGTCTGCGTCTGGCGGGAATCAAGGGCTTGCAGGGCGTCATCCGGAAAACAGTGTCCGACGATCTGGTAGAGAACATCTGGGCGGCGGAGCACATGGAGAAGATTGTGCCCTCGCTCCTTTTCAACATGCAG TTTTGTGTAAACGTTATGTTCGTGAAGAAAAATTTACTGGCG TCCGGGgatctaacgcccgttgaggATGCCACCAATGTGACGCCTCCGGCCTTGGCCGAGGAAGTACTACGGGAGCTGGTGGGCCGCGCCTCCTTCGGGCACATTCGCAGCGTACTGAAGCCGCTGCTGAC CCACCTGGACCGCCATGAGCTGTGGGTGCCCAACACGTTTGCGATTCATACATTCCGCATCGTGATGATTTCCATACAGCCGCAGTACTCGTATACCGTGGTGGAGACCCTGATGCAGCATCTGGACAACAACTTCAAGTCGTCTCCCAAGACACGCACCTCGTTGGCAGTCGTTCTGTCAAAGATTATCGCCATAGCAGCGGGCGAGAGTGTCGGGCCCTCCGCTCTGGACATTATCAACAACCTGCTGACCCACCTGCGGACAAGTGTGAGCACTACCAGCGAGATCACACCCGAGGAGTCGCAGTATCAGGAGGCGCTAATTAACGCTCTGGGCGAGTTCGCAAACCATCATCCCGACTACCAAAAGATCGAGATCATGCTCTTCATCATGAACACGGTGCCGGACTTATCCAAGAAGAGCAAGGGCGACCAGATGCTGCAGAACATCCTGCTCAAGTCGCTTCTCAAGGTGGGAACCCAGTACAGCACCGTCTCCTTCGAGAAGGCCTTCCCCGCCTCCTTCCTGCAGCCGCTGCTTAAGATGGCCCGGGCGCCACATAATCCCACTCGCATGGTTGTGATGCAGATTTTACAGGCTCTGCTCGATCGGCACCAGAATGAGCAGGTCCTCAGCAACGTCAGTGTGAAGCCATACCCGGCGCTCTCCCAGGAGCCGCCATCGCGTTCTGACATTATTTTCACGCACAAGTACGGCGCCAACATCATGCAGGCGCTGATCGATTCAATGGCGCTATCGGATCGGGTTGACGCATTGACCTCCAGTTATAATACCGCCGCCCTGCTCATCGTCGAGATGTCTTGCAACGAGACCGTGCAGGAATTTCTTCTGTTTATTCTGGG AATCCAGCAGGTGGCCAACACTGTGGACACCCTGGGAAACGTGCACAAGTGCAGCTTGCACGCCATCTCCATCGGTCTGCTGGTGCTTATCTCGCGGGTAAGTGGCATCAACAACCTACTGGAGTATGCTCAAAAGATTGTGGACGCACGGCGCGAGGAGGCCACCCACTTCCTACCACCACTGCTTGAGCCCAAGAAGATGTCCGGGAAGACCTTGAATCTTTCGCTGCCCCATCTCGCCATAGACAAGTTGGCGCTGGGAGAGTGCCTGCAGAACGCGGGCATGGATGCCCAGAGGATCAACTCTGGAGCTCCGTACGCGCTTAACCAGACGGATCACCCGGGCCACCGCCACTCTTGGGTAGAGTCCGTGAGCAACCAGCTGACTCAGCGCAACAGCTCTGCGGATCTGACCGTCTACAACGGCGATGTGGACAGCGTTAGCAGCTCGCCGGGCGTTTGCAAGAAGCTCCTGGCACCGGAGTTCAACTTCGATGCCATGAAGAGGGCTCTGGCTGAGCCAACTGAGGCTGCCAAACGGGAGCAGCGCGAGCGCCAGATGCAGATCGTTCGCACGTTCCGAGAGGGCGAGTTTGATGATCTGATGAGACGCACAGAACCCAAG CACGATCTCATCCAGAACCGCCTGAACGAGCTTTTCAACTCGCTGGCCGTGGAACGTCAGATCACGCAGAGCGACACCAAGGCCGCTCAGTTGCAAGCTAGCAACGAGAAGCCCATCTACGAGACGAACTTCCCGGAACTCTTTTACTACTAA
- the LOC119549326 gene encoding uncharacterized protein LOC119549326, translating to MDPKKTLTWFFGLPSVRYSQIAIVMAGDLLALSNLYPKHSRYISSPFLLWQDLQEEEKSRPN from the coding sequence ATGGATCCGAAGAAAACGTTAACCTGGTTTTTTGGCCTGCCATCGGTGCGCTATTCCCAGATCGCTATCGTTATGGCGGGCGATCTGCTGGCCCTATCCAATCTGTATCCCAAGCACTCGAGGTACATTTCGAGTCCTTTTCTGCTGTGGCAGGATCTGCAAGAGGAGGAGAAAAGCCGCCCGAACTAA